Proteins from one Parasteatoda tepidariorum isolate YZ-2023 chromosome 4, CAS_Ptep_4.0, whole genome shotgun sequence genomic window:
- the LOC122269279 gene encoding uncharacterized protein — protein sequence MVEYLNSKLILGAMSCLAIGILLLDSHVDASAIRSRSSSEENSEERWGRDRDWRDRDKDKKKKNFKCPSSYGTFSDIEDCSAYFMCNNWKSKWKSCQKNKRFDRYRKVCLPFIIAVCDDGSDDKKTTRGVVGTTTPKDNSFTCPSFMGTFPDPNDCSKYYECAFFIPSLKTCEKNFLFDGVKKKCKPEREVNCGSRKRPTSETTVGTTPIPTRPEPTTTTSQPTTTPPTTPQPTTTPPTTPQPTTTPPTTPQPTTTPPTTPQPTTTPPTTPQPTTTPPTTPQPTTTPPTTPQPTTTPPTTPQPTTTPPTTPQPSTPTPKPTGPPETDCDEDDLDCIIKETGEIPEWFECPEDIGAYRHPSSNKLFIFCMNWKPHVKKCGQNLVYSEKMRTCVTP from the exons ATGGTGGAATACTTGAATTCGAAACTAATTTTGG GTGCAATGTCATGCTTAGCTATAGGCATCTTATTATTAGATTCACATGTGGATGCTTCAGCAATAAGATCAAGAAGCAGCTCTGAAGAGAATTCCGAAGAAA GATGGGGCAGAGATAGGGATTGGAGAGACCGAGACAAggataaaaagaagaagaactTCAAATGTCCATCGTCCTACGGTACCTTCTCCGATATTGAAGATTGCTCAGCATATTTTATGTGTAACAATTGGAAATCCAAGTGGAAATcctgtcaaaaaaataaacgttttgaCAGGTACAGAAAAGTTTGTCTTCCATTCATTATTGCCGTATGTGATGACGGAAGTG ATGACAAAAAGACAACGAGAGGGGTAGTTGGAACCACAACTCCTAAAG ATAATTCATTCACGTGTCCAAGCTTCATGGGAACTTTTCCTGATCCAAATGACTGTTCCAAGTACTACGAATGCGCTTTCTTTATTCcaagtttaaaaacatgtgaaaagaattttctttttgacgGAGTCAAGAAAAAGTGCAAACCAGAAAGGGAAGTGAACTGTGGATCAAGAAAAAGACCGACAA gtGAAACCACAGTCGGTACAACACCTATACCAACAAGACCAGAACCAACTACAACTACCTCACAGCCAACAACCACTCCACCTACAACTCCACAACCAACCACCACCCCGCCTACGACTCCACAGCCTACCACTACCCCGCCTACAACTCCACAGCCAACCACAACCCCGCCTACGACTCCACAGCCTACCACTACCCCGCCTACAACTCCACAGCCAACCACAACCCCACCTACGACTCCACAGCCTACCACTACCCCGCCTACAACTCCACAGCCAACCACAACCCCGCCTACAACTCCACAGCCAACCACCACCCCACCTACAACTCCACAGCCATCCACTCCAACTCCAAAGCCAACTGGACCACCTGAAACAGATTGTGATGAGGATGATTTGGATTGCATCATTAAAGAAACTGGGGAGATTCCTGAATGGTTTGAATGCCCAGAAGACATTGGAGCCTATCGTCATCCAAGTAGCAATAAGCTCTTCATTTTCTGCATGAATTGGAAGCCTCATGTGAAGAAGTGTGGACAGAACTTAGTGTATTCTGAAAAAATGAGAACTTGCGTTACGccataa
- the LOC107452070 gene encoding uncharacterized protein, which yields MVEYLNSKLIIGAVLCLTIGVFSLDSHVDASAIKSRSSSEESSEESNNIIEWGRDWDWNRDRDKYKRNFKCPSSYGTFSDIEDCSAYFMCNNWKSKWKPCQRRTHFDRYRKVCLPFNIAICDDGSDDKKTTNDVIGTTTPSAAPFKCKSFVGIYADPNDCSKYYKCAFFKKSLKSCEKNFLFDRVRKRCKPEREVDCGSRKRPISETTVGTTPIPATSEPITTSSQPTTTPPTTPLPTCTPPTTPLPTCTPPTTPQSTTIPPTTTQPTTTPLTTTQSTTTPPTTTQPTTTPLTITPPTTTPPTTIQPTTTPPTTPQHSTPTPKPTGPPETDCDEDDLDCIIKETGEISVWFECPEAIGAYRHPSSNKLFIFCKNWKPLVKKCGQKSVYSEQMRTCVAP from the exons ATGGTGGAATACTTGAATTCGAAACTAATTATCG GCGCTGTGTTGTGCTTAACTATTGGTGTCTTTTCATTGGATTCACATGTGGATGCTTCAGCTATAAAATCTAGAAGCAGCTCTGAAGAGAGTTCCGAAGAAAGTAAca atATTATAGAATGGGGCAGAGATTGGGATTGGAACAGAGACCGAGACAAGTATAAAAGGAACTTTAAATGTCCATCGTCTTACGGTACCTTCTCCGATATTGAAGACTGCTCAGCATATTTCATGTGTAACAATTGGAAATCCAAGTGGAAACCCTGTCAAAGAAGGACCCATTTTGATAGGTACAGAAAAGTATGTCTTCCATTCAATATTGCCATATGTGATGACGGAAGTG atGACAAAAAAACGACGAATGATGTAATTGGAACCACAACTCCTAGCG CAGCTCCATTCAAGTGTAAAAGTTTCGTGGGAATTTATGCTGATCCAAATGACTGTTCCAAATACTACAAATGcgccttctttaaaaaaagtttgaagagTTGCgagaagaattttctttttgacaGAGTCAGGAAACGGTGCAAACCAGAAAGGGAAGTGGACTGTGGATCAAGAAAAAGACCGATAA gtGAAACCACAGTCGGTACAACTCCTATACCAGCAACATCAGAACCTATTACAACTTCCTCACAACCGACCACCACCCCACCTACCACTCCACTGCCTACCTGCACCCCACCTACCACTCCACTGCCCACCTGCACCCCACCAACCACTCCACAGTCTACCACCATCCCACCTACCACTACACAACCAACCACCACCCCACTTACCACTACACAGTCAACCACCACCCCGCCCACCACTACACAACCAACCACCACCCCACTTACCATTACACCGCCAACCACCACCCCGCCCACCACTATACAACCAACCACTACCCCACCTACAACTCCACAGCATTCCACTCCAACTCCAAAACCAACTGGGCCTCCTGAAACAGATTGTGATGAGGATGATTTGGATTGCATCATTAAAGAAACTGGAGAGATTTCTGTATGGTTTGAATGCCCAGAAGCAATTGGAGCCTATCGCCATCCAAGTAGCAATAAGCTCTTCATTTTCTGCAAGAATTGGAAACCTTTAGTGAAGAAGTGTGGTCAGAAATCAGTGTATTCTGAACAAATGAGAACTTGCGTTGCGCCATAA